The genomic region CCGGCCTCGGAGAGCGACGCCTATCTCGCGGAGGATAAGCTGACGGTCGTCCTTATGGATAAGGACGGGCGACTGCCGGCGCTGCCGCCGCCGAGCGACGAGGACTACCGGGTGCGGCGCCCGGGTCCGGAGCATTTTCGAGGGTGCTGCAACGAGTTCTGGTGGGTATCGCCGTACGTCGCGAAGGGCGCTTGGCGCCGGGAGATGCTGTACGCGACGGAGCATCTCGACATCGTCCGCGACATGCTGCTGAAGATGCTGGAATGGCGGGTCGGCTGGGATACGGAATTCCGCGTAAGCATAGGCAAGTCTTACAAATATTTAGAGCGTTACGTCTCGGAAGACGTCTGGCGGCGGCTGATGCGTACGTTCCCGGACGGGACGTACGAAGGCGTGTGGGCCGCGCTGTACGAGATGGGGGACTTGTTTCGCGAGACGGCACGAGAGGTGGCCGGGCTCATGAACTTCGTCTACGACGAGGAGGAGGATCGGCGCGTCTGCGAATATTTGCGGCGCGTCGAATCCATGGGGCGCGAATGAAGCGGAGGCGGTACGCGTCGGCGGTCGCAGCGCTCTTGATCGTCGCGCCCGTTGTCGTCAGCTTGCTCCATTACGGCTTCACCCGCGTCGACGACGCGTACGAGTCGCCATTCCGCAGGAGCTTGGCCGAAGCGGCGAGCGGTGGCGACGTCCTCGATATGGCGACCGTCGCACCATTCGATTGGGATCGCATGTACATGTTCCCGCCGTATACGACAAGAGATCAGATGGAGGATACCGTCGGAACGAAGTGGACGCCGCCCGTCGGATACGTCGGCTATCTGATCCATCGATCGGAGTTCGGCCGGCATGTGCTTAACGACGATTCGGTACATAAACTCGTCTTCGTTCATGGGGACGATGTCGTGCTCGATATCACCCTGGATCGTACGGTCGACTTCGCCTCGAGCCGGGGCATGGTCTTGCGAGACGAGGCGAGGTACACGCTCGAGCGAATGGAGGACGGGCGCGTCGTCGCCCGGAACACACCATAGGAGCAGGAGACTATTGAATTATGAGCGAATCCGCTGCGAAGCTGAAAGAAACGTTCAAGAACGCCCCCTATAAGTTAGGGGCGCATAGCGACCGAACCGTCCAAGTGTTGATGGAGGCGTTCCGGAACGTCGAGGAGGAGCTGGAAAGCGACATGTACGGCGCCGGCGCGGCGATCGAGGATTTCCAAGGGAAGATGGCCGCGTTCCTCGGGAAGGAGGCGGCCGTGTTTTTCCCGAGCGGCACGATGGCGCAGCAGATCGCCCTGCGCATCTGGTGCGACCGGCGAGAGCTGAAGCGCGTCGCGTATCATCCGCTATGTCATCTGGAAATCCATGAGGAAGACGGATTGAAGAAGCTGCACGGCATCGAGGCGGTGTTGTTGGCGGATCGAGACCGCGTCGTCGGCGCGGACGACGTATTGGGGATGCGGGAGGAAGTCGCCTGCGTCTTGCTCGAGCTGCCGCAGCGGGAAATCGGCGGGCAGCTGCCCCCGTACGAGGAGCTGGAAGCGATCTCGGCGTACTGTCGGGAGCGGGGCATCCGGCTTCATCTGGACGGCGCGCGATTGCTGGAGTCGCTGCCGTACTACGGCAAGACGGCCGCCGAAGTGTGCGCGCTGTTCGACAGCGTGTACTTGTCCGTCTACAAGGGAATCGGCGGCGTCGCCGGGGCCGTATTGGCCGGCGACGCTTCGTTCGCGGCGGAGTCGAAGGTGTGGAAGCGCCGGCACGGCGGCGATTTGATTAGTCTGTACCCGTATGTCCTGAGCGCCGACTATTATTTCGAGCGTCGGAAGGACGAGATGGGGCGCTACTACGAAGAGGCGAAGGAGCTGGCGGCCCGCTTTAACGCGTGCGAAGGCGTGTCGACCCGGCCGGAGACGCCGGTAACCAATATGTTCCATGTGCATCTCGCGATGCCGAAGGAAGAAGCGGAAGCTTGGCTGACGAGCGTCATCCAGGGCGCCGGCGTCGGCGTTACGTCTTACGCGAAGGAAGCGGGGGACGGAGCGAGCTATTTCGAAATCAGCATCGGCGACCGATACGGTACGATTCCTCCGTCCCGGTTGGACGGATTGTTCGAACGAATGAAAAAGGGGCTGCCCCACCAGTCTTCATGACTGGGGGCAGTCCCTTGGTTTTCGTTACCCTTGAATCGCGCTCGGATCCATCCACATGACTTCCCACAGATGGCCGTCGAGGTCCTCGAAGCTCCGGACATACATGAAGCCGTGGTCTTGCGGATCGTTCGACGCCTTGCCTCCGGCGGCCAGCGCTTTGTCGACGATCGCGTCGACCTGCTCTCGACTTTCGGCGGAGAGGGCGAGGATGACCTCCGTCGTCTTGTGCGCGTTCGCGACATCCTTCTTCGTGAACGTCGCGAAGTACTCCTCGACCAACAGCATCGCGAAGATGTTGTCGCCGATCACCATGCATGTCGCTTTCTCGTCCGTGAATTGCGGGTTGAACTCGAAGCCGACGCTCGAGAAAAATTCCGTCGTTCGTTTCAAATCTTTGATCGGTAAGTTGACGAAAATGTTGGATGTACGCAATGCCATGCTCATGCACCTCTTCATTAGATTTTTTTGGCTTTCGTTAGGTGAGTATCTGTCTTGAACATAATATACCCCATTAGGAATATTCCTGTCAAGGAATACTCATTGATTTTTTTTGCATGCGATTGAATCGCGACCTGATGTGTCCTATACTTAACTATATGGTTGAACAAAATAGCGAACGACTGGACAACGTCTTTCATGCGCTGGCGGATCCGACGAGGCGGGAGATGATCCGGCAGCTGGCCGACCGGGAGCGTACGGTCACCGAACTGGCCGCGCCGTTCGATATGTCGCTGGCGGCGGCGTCGAAGCATATCAAGGTCCTGGAGGAGGCAGGCTTGCTGAGCCGCACGGTTCGCGGACGTACCCATCTTTGTCGGTTGGACGCGGAATCTCTCGCATCCGTCTACGAATGGATCGGATTTTACGAACGGTTCTGGACGAAGCAGTTCGACGCGCTGGAGCGCGTATTGCGGGAACAAGATCGAAAGGGGGGCGATGCCACATGATTTCTTACTCGAAGACGAAAGCGGAAATTACGCGCCGGTTCGACTTTCCCGCGGAGCGGGTGTTCGACGCTTGGTTACGACCGGAGACCGCCGGGCTGTGGCTGTTCACGTCGGAGGGGAGCGATCCGTCGGGACGCATCGTCGAAATGGACCCTCGCGTGGGCGGCAAGTGGAGGATGGTCGACCGCCGCGGGGGCGTAGACTACGAAGCCGACGGGGAGTATCTCGAGATCGATCGGCCGCGCCGGATCGTCTTTACGTTCCGGATGAAGATGTTCAGCGACACGACGGATACGGTGATCGTGGAGTTCGCGCCTTCCGCGAACGGCGGCTGCGCGATGCGCTTTACGCAGGAAATTACGGTGCCGCACGACGACGATTTGTCGCCGGCGGACGTCGAGCGGATGCTTTCGGAGTATAAGGCCGGTACCGTACACGGCTGGAACGAAATGTTCGACGCGTTGGCGAAGAAGCTATAGGAAAAGGAAGTTTCCATGGGGAAGAGGCCGTCCGCGAAATATCGCGGCGGCCTTTTCGCTGTATCTGCATTAGGAGTTACTTCGCCAGATTCAATTGCCACGACACGCCGTAACGGTCCTGCACCCAGCCGAACTTGGCGCTTACGGGCGTCGGGGAAAGAGGCATCAAAGCCGCGCCGCCGTCCGTCAGCGAAGCGTAAAGCCGATCGATCTCGGCTTCGGAGTCGCATTCGACGAAGAGCGAAATCGAAGGGGTGAAGGTAAAGGCGTGCTGCGCGACGCTGTCGATGCACATGAACGTCTGCCCCTTCAACGCGAAGGTCGCATGCATAACGCTGCCTTCGGGGCCGGCTTCGTTCGGACCGAACCGATGTACGGCGCGGATTTCGGAATCGTCGAATAAGGATACGTAATAGTTCATCGCTTCTTCGGCTTGGCCGGTAAACATAAGGAACGTTGAAATTTTCGGCGTAACGGTCGTCATGATCGTCATCCTCTCCTAAAATTAGAATGTTCTATCGAATAGTTAACTGATCGGTTTAATTATAGCGAAGAAATGTCTGATAGTCAACCGAATGGTTGAATATTATTCCGAAAAGGGAGACCGCCGTCGGCGGTCTTCCGTTAGCCTTGCGTCTCTTCCATCCATCGGAGCAGCTCTTCGTCGAACGTCTCCGGCTCCTCGAGCATGGCGTAATGGCCGCTGCGTTCGAAAATTTTCTTCCTAGACGTCGGCGAGACGAGATAATCGTACGCTCCTAATCCGAGGAACACCGAGCGATCGATGAAGCGCAGCTCCTCCGTCAAGTCGACCCGGGCGAATCGTTCGTCCCACAGCCGGTCGATGATCGGAGTCGATCGGAAAACAATCTCGGATAAAACGTCTCGCTGCCGACGACGACCTGCGGCCCTTCGCCTTCGATTCGGCAGCCGAGCGCGAAATCTTCTACATACAATATTCCCTATGGGAACATGTTTTTATGTAATCTCCCTGTTCCTATTGCCTCGGAAGCCACGAATCGGCAATATTCGGTAACAGGGTGAAGCATGCCGCGGCGGATCGTCAAGCATCCATCGATTCAAAAACCGCCGACCGATTCTGCATTTACAGGCGGCATACTTCCAACGGGCAAGGCGATCCGGTCGGGCAATTGCACATGCCGCGAAGGTCGTCGATGCGGAGGATGCGAAGCTTGCCGTCGACGACGTCCAAGGTGCCGGCGTCTTTCCATTCGCTCAGCATCCGGTTGACGCTCTCCCGCGTCGCGCCGATCATGTCGCCGAGCTCGGCGTTCGTCAGCTTCAGGTCGATACGGTACGAGCCGTCCTTCTGCTTCGTGCCGCAGCTGTTGGCCATGCGGATCAACGTGGAAGCGAGCGCGCCCGGTTTTCCGTACAGCAGCAAGTCTCTCAGCTTCGACTGCACGACGCGCTGCGACAAGCCGAGCCAATACATGAATTGCAGCGACAGCCCGTCGTTGCGGGAAAACAGGGTCGACAAGTCCTTCTTCGAGAGGATGCCGATCTCGGCGTTCTGCATCGCCTGGGCGCTGTAGCCATGCTTCGAATCTTGGAAGCCGCCCATCTCGGCGATCAGGTCGCCCTTCTGGAGGACGGAGACGATCAAGTCCTTGCCTTCCTCGGTCGACTTCAGCAGCTTCACTTGGCCGGAGCGCACGTAGTACAGCTTGTCGGCCTCGTCGCCTTCCCAGAACAAGTATGTGCCCTTGGCCGCTTTCTTCCATTGCATCATCGCTTCCATCGATTGTAGCTGCTCTTCCGTCACGTATTGCGCGAAGCCTCTCGCTTGCGGCGCTGCGCCTTGTTGTTCTTGCTTCGGTTCGATATATTTAAGAGCGACTGCCATCGTTCATTCCCCCGCGTTCGTTTTCGTTACCTTAACTATAAAGCCTCGAGGCGCGGAATGTTATCGGGGAACCCTCGGAATATGGAGCGAGCGTTCCCTGATCTTTCAGTGAGAAAAATCACACCGAAGCCCCCGAACGGGCGAGGGAAATCCCCGAACCGCAAGATCAGGGTATTCCCTGAGTTACAGATCGGAAGCTTCCCGTTACAATATAAGGAGAGCGTAGAAGCGCGGAGAGGAGGGGGGAGTCGGTGTCGGACATCCCGAGCATGGAACGAGTGTTGGCCGCGCTGCGGGCTTCGACCGACAGCGACTTCTCCGCCGTCGCCCGATACGAACATGAAGTGCGATTGATCCGCTGGATCGCGGCTTCGGGACAGCGCAGCGAGCGGTACCGGCATATGCGCAAGCGGCCCGGAGAAGGCGTCGCCGGCGAGGTCATTCGATTCGGAACTGCGGTCGTTCGCGGCTACGGACCCGATGACGAGAAGCGGAGCGACGATTTCATGATGCATGCCGAGAAGCTGCTCGTCGCGGCGGCGGTGCCGATCGAGGCCGAGGACGGTCGACAAGGCGTCTTGCTGATCGGACGACGAACCCCGATTCCATATGCGGATCGGGAGCTGAATGTACTGAAAGACGCCGCCCGAGACATGAAATTACCCGTGGAAGCACAATCCTGATTGATGGGATTGTGCTTTTTTACTATGATGGTAGTAGTGTGGGATGGGAGTGAGGGAATCTATGGTACGGTTATTCATCGTTGACGATCACGCCGTCGTGCGGTCGGGCCTGAAGTCGCTGCTCGGCGAGGACCCGCAGATGGACGTGATCGGAGAGGCGGCCGACGGCGCCGAAGCGGTGCGGGATTGCGAGCGGCTGCAACCGGACGTCGTGCTGATGGATCTCAGCATGCCGAACGGAATGGACGGAATGACCGCCACGGAGCAGCTCAAACAGCGGATGCCGAATATCGCCGTCCTCGTGCTTACGATGCACGACGACGAGCAATACTTATTCCGTGCGATCCAGGCGGGGGCGTCGGGGTATGTGCTCAAGAGCGCGCCGCACGAAGAGCTGCTGAGCGCCATCCGGTCGGTCGCGGCGGGGAACGCGTATTTGACGCCCACGGCGACGAAGCGGCTTATGGGCCAGTACCTGGATAAGATGAAGCCCGGCGGGGAAGAGGCCGACTTGTTCGCGACGCTCTCCGAGCGGGAGAAGGAAGTGTTGTCCTGGACGGCGAAGGGGTATGCCAATAAGGAGATCGCGGAGATGCTGGTCGTCAGCGTCAAGACGGTGGAGTCGCATAAGGCGAACTTAATGGAGAAGTTGGGCCTGAAGACGCGTCCCGATCTGATAAAGTACGCGATGAAGAAGGGATTGCTGCAATTTGAATAGAGAGCATGGCAATTATCCGCTGGTCATCGGACAATACGCGCGCTCGCTGCTCGACCGGTTGGACGAAATCATTCAGGACGAGACCGTCCGGGAAAACTTAAGCGATTCGCTTCGGCAGCTGACGGACATCCGGTTCGCGTTGGACGAGTCGTCGATCGTCGCGGTCACGGACCGGAAGGGCAAGATTTTGTACGTGAACGACAAGTTTTGCGAGATTTCCAAGTACTCCCGCGAGGAGCTGCTCGGCCAAGATCATCGGATCATCAATTCCGGACATCACGACAAGGCGTTCTTCCGCGAGTTATGGGAGACGATCTGCTCCGGCGACGTATGGCACGGCGAAATCAAAAATCGGGCGAAGGACGGAACGCTCTATTGGGTCGACACGACGATCGTCCCGCTGTTGGACGAGAGCGAGCAGCCGATTCAATTCCTGGCCATTCGGCACGAAATCACTCGTCTGAAGCACGTCGAAGAAGAGCTGAAGTCGATGATGGTCGGGGTCATGGAAATTCAAGAGGAGGAGCGCAAGCGCATCTCCCGGGAGCTCCACGACGGGATCGGGCAGAGCCTGTTTTCGCTCCTCATCCGCATGGATAAGCTGTTGGTGGCGACCGGCAAGGAGCCGTCGACGCCCCCCTCGATCGAGCGCGAGCTGACCGAAGCGCGCCGGAGCGTCTCGCACATTATCGAGGAGGTGCGAGGGCTGGCATGGGAGCTGCGGCCGTCCGTCCTGGACGACCTGGGCGTCGTGCCGGCGGTTCGGACGTATATCGAGAATTTCACGTCGCATTACGGCGTCGAGGTCGACTTCCGCTGCGAGCTCGGCTCGCGGCTCGATAACGTGAAGGAGACCGTTATTTACCGGGTCATCCAAGAGGCGTTAACGAACGTCGGAAAATATGCCGGCGTCGATACCGTCGAGGTCGCGTTGCTCGAGCGCCCCGATCGCGTCGAAGCGGTCGTCGCGGATCGGGGCGACGGCTTCGAGGCCCGCCGGGATCGCAAAGGCGTAGGCTTGTTCAGCATGGCCGAGCGTGCGAGAGGCGTCGGCGCGAGCCTCGAGATCGATTCGCGCCCCGGCGAAGGAACGGTCGTGCGGCTGATCGTGCCGAAGTAAACGAGTCGCTGCGGAAGCAGGGACGGAGGAGAGGAGGGGAGCCGCCTGAACAAGAAAATCGTGCTCGCCGGAGGAACCGGCTTTATCGGGAACGACTTCCGGCGACGGTTCGAGCTTCTCGGCTATGCGGTCGTCGACATTTCGCGCCGTCCGGGGCATGTGTCTTGGGATGACGAGGCCGGCATCGCGAAGGCGTTGGAGGGGGCGGAAACGCTCATCAATCTGGCCGGACGTACGGTGAATTGCCGGTATCACGCCAAGAACCGGGAGGAGATCGTTCGCTCCCGCACCGAGACGACGGCCATTCTCGGGCGTGCCGTCGCCGCTTGCGCCGTTCCGCCGAAGCTTTGGATCAATTCCAGCACGGCGACGATCTATCGGCATGCGGAGGATCGGCCGATGACGGAGACGGACGGGGAGATCGGCGAAGGCTTCTCCGTGGAGGTCGCCAAGGCGTGGGAGAAAGCGTTCTTCGACTTCCGCCCGTCGCATACGCGCCAAGTCGCGCTGCGGATCGCGATCGTGCTCGGACCGAACGGAGGCGTCATGACGCCTTATCTGAATCTCGTTCGATTCGGACTCGGCGGGGCGCAAGGCTCGGGGAACCAGATGTTCAGCTGGATTCACGTGGAGGATTTATTCCGCATCGTTCGATTCGTGCAGGAGAACGAGCGGATCGAAGGCGTATTGAACGCTTCCGCGCCGCATCCGGTGACGAACCGCGAGCTGATGCGTACGATTCGCAACGCCATGGGACGGAGGTTCGGACTGCCCGCGTCGCGCCCGATGCTCGAGCTCGGCGCGCTGCTGCTCCGAACGGAGACGGAGCTGATCTTGAAGAGCCGTTGGGTCGTGCCGGGCCGACTGACGAAAGAAGGCTTCGAATTCCGGTACGGCACGTTGAAGGAAGCATTGAAGGCGATATTGCCGTAAGAGAGCCCGGGGGTCCCTAGGGCTCTTCTTTTTCTTCCGCTGACCAATCAACGAACAGGTTTAGGTAAACCGGAGAACTGATATACTGGCTAGACGGTGGATATGAAGACGGATGCGCAAAAGGTAACATAATTCCGAGTGGAATCGCGCGGACTCCGCCTTTATCGGCAAAATGTCGAATATTTCATATCTAAAGCCGACGCAGCATAGAAAATAAATGAACTTTTGCGCATATTGTCTTCTGGTCCGGGTACAGTTGAACGAATATATGACATTTTGCCGATCTTACTTTTTCCCTTTGCCCAGTTAGTTCGGACAGCCAACAAATGCAAAAATGCAGCAAATTCGTTCACAGCTTTCCTCTCGCGAGGCGGGAACTGCGAATCCGCAGTTATTTTTCGCTCCACCGCCGGTTCACTGGCCGATTACCTGCATATTCGCAGGTATTATGCATTTTCGGGCCTTTTACCGCGTATTTTACCTGCAGATTTACATTTGTATGCCTCTTCGCGTGCGCCGACCTCGCCATACGCGGACCCATTTGATAAAAAGGGAACACGACATTTCTCTATTTCCCCGGAGACGGCCTGTTTCGAACGAAAAGGAGCCGATGACGGGCCGGGGGAACGAATCTTTCCGACCGCCTTTCCTTCTGCGACGCCCCGCCGCCGAATACACTGGGTATCAATACGGTAGTAGGGGGAGGTCATCCTCAATGCAGACGTTCTATACCGTCAGACCCGGGGATACGTTGTCTTCGATCGCGAAGCGTTGGGAGGTGCCGATCGCCTCGCTCGTCGCCGCGAATCGGATCGCGTCGCCGGATGTCATCTATCCGGGACAGCAGCTGTCCGTTCCGTCCGGCGTCGCCAAGGTTCGAGTCAAGGCGGGGGATTCCGTCTATTCGCTCGCGCAGGCGTACGGCGTGCCGACGTCGGTCGTCATCGGTGCCAATCGGCTGCATCCGCCATATACGATCTACGTCGACCAGCAGTTGGCGATTCCGCCCGGCGTACCCTATTACACGGTACAGCCCGGGGATACGTTGTATGGATTAGCGGGTCGGTACCACGTATCGACGGATGGCGCCAGAAGACCGGAGCTGATTCGGGAAGCGAACCGGCTGCCTTCCGACCGGATCGTCGTCGGCATGCGATTGGTGATCCCGTACGCGCCGCCCGGCGGCTTCGGGCAAATCGCCTACATCTCGGATCGCGAAGGAACGTTCGACCTGTGGTTATACGATCCGACGAGCGGGCGATCCGCTGCGATCGGCGGCGGCCGCGCGGATCGTCATTCGGTCCCCTATTGGTCGCCCGACGGCCGACACATCGCCTACGTAGGCAAGCAAGGCGTACTCTTCGTCGTCGACGTGCAGCAAGGCGTCGTTCGGCAGATCGATCAGATCGAGCCGTACACGGGGATGTCCTGGTCGTCCGACGGGACGCGACTCGCCTACGTGAAAGGCGACGCCATCGCGATCTACGACGTCGACTCGTTCGCGCACAGGTCGATTCCGGTTCCCGGCATCAAGTCCGCGCTTTGGTTCCCGTCCGCCGACGATCGATTGTTGTACGCGGCATCGGAGCCGACGGGGAACGACGCGTTCTATGAAATCCGCGCCGACGGCACGGCGCGGCGCCCGTTGCCGGTTTCGGCCGCCGGACCGAAGAACGAAGTGTCGCTGTCGCCGGACGGCGCCTATGCGGCGTTCACGTCTCCCGGCGCAAGCATCTCGATCGTGTATGTCGCGAATCTCGCGACGGGAGGCGTCTACGCCCTGACAGGCGGTCCGATGGCTAAGAACTACGATCCGAGCTGGTCGCCCGACGGCTCGGCAATCGTCTACAGCTCCAACGAGTACGACGACCGCAAGGGCTACTATTCGACGGTTCGCATCGAACGACCGACGGGAGGCGCTCAGCGCATCGTCGCCGCTTCCGATTGCTTCGCGACCCCGGTGTCCTGGTCGCCCGACGGCCGGGCGATCGCTTACTTGTCGGGCTGCGGAGCGCGAGGGCTCGCAAGCGAGTTGTGGGTCGTGCGGCTCGACTTCCCCGCTCCCGTACTTGCCGCCGGCGGCGCCGCGGCCGGCGAGGGGATCGCGATCACGTCCGCGCGTTGGTCGCCAAAGCCGATGCCGCCGGGACCGGTCGCCGTCTACCGCAACGAGAGCTACAAGGTAAGCTTCTCGTATCCCGCGGCGTGGCGGCAGACGAGCGACACCCGGTACGAAGGAGCGGACGGCTTCTTCGAAATTTCCGCCGTCGCGAGCGAGCTGCCGTTCGAAGCGCTGTGCCGCGAGATCGCGAACCATCCGTTGCAGCCGTTCGGTTCGGCTCCGCGCATCGTGCCGGGCCGCGTGCAGGGAGAGGAGGCTTGTTACATTTTCGCATCCGACGATCAGTCTCCCGAGCTCCGCCGACAGTCGGCGCTGCTAGCGACCTATCCCGAGCCCGTCGTCATCGGCGAAGTCGTCTACCCGTACTTCATCCTGTGGGCGGATCGGGAGCATCTCGTCTCGATCGCTTCGAGTTTGACCTTCCTTAAATAGAACGCGAGCCGCCTTCGGGCGGCTTTTCCTTTGGCGTCGGAACGGATAAGCCCGGGACGATTGTGTAAAGCTGAGGGAGGGCGAGTTTTCTATTTATTAGCATAACTAATGGTTCCTATAAAATGATTCTCATTGCTTGCAGACGCCACCTGTGGTAGCTTCAAGAGAGCGAAAAAATCTTAGGGAAATACTCGGAATTCATTCGTATGCGACGAGAGGGTGTTTTTGGTTGGTACTTCAGGTGACGAACAGTCCATTCCATCAAGAGCAAGTCGATCTCTTGAACCGGCTGCTCCCGACGTTGTCGGAATCGCAGCGCATCTGGCTCAGCGGCTACTTGTCCGCGATCCAAGGCGGAGCGGTCGCTTCCGTTCCGACCGGCGCGCAGGCGACGGCGGCTCCAACGGCTCCGACGGCCGGCGCGATCTCTAAGGAGGTCACGATTCTATACGGCTCCCAGACCGGCAACAGCCAGCGGCTGTCGAAGAAGCTGGGCGAGAAGCTGCAAGCGCAAGGGTTCCAGGTGACGCTCTCCTCGATGGGGGACTTCAAGACGAATAATTTGAAGAAGGTCGAGACGCTCTTGATCGCGGTCAGCACGCACGGCGAAGGCGATCCGCCCGACAACGCGATTCCGTTCTACGAATTCCTGCACAGCAAGCGGGCGCCACGGCTGGAAGGAATGCGATTCTCCGTGCTGGCGCTCGGCGATACGTCGTACGAGAAATTTTGCCAGACGGGCAAAGATTTCGACAAGCGTCTCGAGGAGCTCGGCGCGAGCCGTCTGACGCCGCGCGTCGATTGCGACGTCGATTACGACGAGCCGGCCGCCGAGTGGATGAATCAAGTGACCGAGGCGCTGAACGCGGCATCGGGCTCGAGCTCGTCCGCCGCCGCGGCGGCCGTCGCGCTCTCGGGCGCGGGCATTCCGGGCGCGGCGGTATCGGAATATTCGCGGACGAATCCGTTCGAGGCCGAGGTGCTCGAAAACTTGAACTTGAACGGCCGCGGCTCCGATCGCGAGACGCGCCACATCGAGCTGTCGCTCGAGGGCTCGAACCTGGACTATGAGCCGGGCGATTGCCTGGGCGTCTACGCACAAAACCATCCGCGCCTCGTGGAACAATTGATCGAGGCGATGGGCTGGAACGCGGAAGAACTCGTTCCGGTGAACAAGAACGGCGATCAACGTCCGCTCCGCGAGGCGTTGTCCAGAAATTTCGAAATTACCGTGCTGACGAAGCCGCTGCTCGAGCAAGCCGCGAAGCTGAGCTCGAACGGCGCGCTGCAAGAGCTCGTCTCCGAGGGCCGCGAGGCGGACCTTCGCGCCTATGCCGCGGAGCGGGATTTGCTCGACTTGGTGCAGGATTACAATCTTAAAGGAATTCCGGCGAAGGAGTTCGCCGCGATTCTTCGGAAGCTGCCGGCTCGCTTGTATTCGATCTCCAGCAGCTCGAAGGCGAACCCGGGCGAGGTGCATCTGACGATCCGGAAGGTACAGTACGAGGCGCAAGGCCGGGAGCGTTACGGCGTCTGCTCGACGTACGTCGCCGAGCGGCTTGCGCCGGGCGATACGGTGCCGGTGTACGTGCATCAAAATCCGAACTTCAAGATGCCGCAAAACCCGGACGCCCCGATCATCATGATCGGACCGGGGACCGGGGTGGCGCCGTTCCGCGCGTTCCTCGGCGAGCGGGAAGAGATCGGCGCCTCCGGCAAGTCGTGGTTGTTCTTCGGCGACCAGCACTTCGCTACGGATTTCTTATATCAGACCGATTGGCAGCGGTGGTTGAAGGACGGCGTGCTGACCCGCATGGACGTGGCGTTCTCCCGCGATACGGACAAGAAAGTGTACGTGCAGCACCGGATGCTCGAGAAGAGCAAGGAGCTGTACCAATGGCTTCAGGAAGGCGCCAGCGTGTACGTATGCGGCGACGAGAAGCGGATGGCGCACGACGTGCACGCCGCGCTCGGCGCCATCATCGAGCGGGAAGGCGGCTTCAGTCCGGAGGAAGCGGCGGAATATCTCAGCCGCATGCAGCAAGATAAGCGTTATCAGCGGGACGTCTACTAATCGGGTTCCCGTCCTTCAAATCGCGAGAGGAGTACGAGCGACATGTCAGAAAACAACTTGCTGTCACCGAACAGCGCGCCGCATAGCGACGTAGAGGATATCAAGCGTCGAAGCAACTACCTGCGGGGCACGCTGGAGGCGACGCTGGAAGACAGAATCACCGGGTCGATCCCCGAAGACGATAATCGATTGA from Paenibacillus antri harbors:
- a CDS encoding aminoglycoside 6-adenylyltransferase; protein product: MRTEQEMMELILSVAAADERVRAVAMNGSRTNANAPKDRFQDYDIVYLVDDIEPYLREPEWIDVFGERIVMQTPDDNALFPPERESRYAYLMLFADGNRIDLTLIPASESDAYLAEDKLTVVLMDKDGRLPALPPPSDEDYRVRRPGPEHFRGCCNEFWWVSPYVAKGAWRREMLYATEHLDIVRDMLLKMLEWRVGWDTEFRVSIGKSYKYLERYVSEDVWRRLMRTFPDGTYEGVWAALYEMGDLFRETAREVAGLMNFVYDEEEDRRVCEYLRRVESMGRE
- a CDS encoding threonine aldolase family protein translates to MSESAAKLKETFKNAPYKLGAHSDRTVQVLMEAFRNVEEELESDMYGAGAAIEDFQGKMAAFLGKEAAVFFPSGTMAQQIALRIWCDRRELKRVAYHPLCHLEIHEEDGLKKLHGIEAVLLADRDRVVGADDVLGMREEVACVLLELPQREIGGQLPPYEELEAISAYCRERGIRLHLDGARLLESLPYYGKTAAEVCALFDSVYLSVYKGIGGVAGAVLAGDASFAAESKVWKRRHGGDLISLYPYVLSADYYFERRKDEMGRYYEEAKELAARFNACEGVSTRPETPVTNMFHVHLAMPKEEAEAWLTSVIQGAGVGVTSYAKEAGDGASYFEISIGDRYGTIPPSRLDGLFERMKKGLPHQSS
- a CDS encoding VOC family protein, producing the protein MALRTSNIFVNLPIKDLKRTTEFFSSVGFEFNPQFTDEKATCMVIGDNIFAMLLVEEYFATFTKKDVANAHKTTEVILALSAESREQVDAIVDKALAAGGKASNDPQDHGFMYVRSFEDLDGHLWEVMWMDPSAIQG
- a CDS encoding ArsR/SmtB family transcription factor, whose translation is MVEQNSERLDNVFHALADPTRREMIRQLADRERTVTELAAPFDMSLAAASKHIKVLEEAGLLSRTVRGRTHLCRLDAESLASVYEWIGFYERFWTKQFDALERVLREQDRKGGDAT
- a CDS encoding SRPBCC family protein; its protein translation is MISYSKTKAEITRRFDFPAERVFDAWLRPETAGLWLFTSEGSDPSGRIVEMDPRVGGKWRMVDRRGGVDYEADGEYLEIDRPRRIVFTFRMKMFSDTTDTVIVEFAPSANGGCAMRFTQEITVPHDDDLSPADVERMLSEYKAGTVHGWNEMFDALAKKL
- a CDS encoding VOC family protein — translated: MTTVTPKISTFLMFTGQAEEAMNYYVSLFDDSEIRAVHRFGPNEAGPEGSVMHATFALKGQTFMCIDSVAQHAFTFTPSISLFVECDSEAEIDRLYASLTDGGAALMPLSPTPVSAKFGWVQDRYGVSWQLNLAK
- a CDS encoding alpha/beta fold hydrolase yields the protein MTEELRFIDRSVFLGLGAYDYLVSPTSRKKIFERSGHYAMLEEPETFDEELLRWMEETQG
- a CDS encoding Crp/Fnr family transcriptional regulator, coding for MAVALKYIEPKQEQQGAAPQARGFAQYVTEEQLQSMEAMMQWKKAAKGTYLFWEGDEADKLYYVRSGQVKLLKSTEEGKDLIVSVLQKGDLIAEMGGFQDSKHGYSAQAMQNAEIGILSKKDLSTLFSRNDGLSLQFMYWLGLSQRVVQSKLRDLLLYGKPGALASTLIRMANSCGTKQKDGSYRIDLKLTNAELGDMIGATRESVNRMLSEWKDAGTLDVVDGKLRILRIDDLRGMCNCPTGSPCPLEVCRL
- a CDS encoding GAF domain-containing protein, with the translated sequence MSDIPSMERVLAALRASTDSDFSAVARYEHEVRLIRWIAASGQRSERYRHMRKRPGEGVAGEVIRFGTAVVRGYGPDDEKRSDDFMMHAEKLLVAAAVPIEAEDGRQGVLLIGRRTPIPYADRELNVLKDAARDMKLPVEAQS
- a CDS encoding response regulator; its protein translation is MVRLFIVDDHAVVRSGLKSLLGEDPQMDVIGEAADGAEAVRDCERLQPDVVLMDLSMPNGMDGMTATEQLKQRMPNIAVLVLTMHDDEQYLFRAIQAGASGYVLKSAPHEELLSAIRSVAAGNAYLTPTATKRLMGQYLDKMKPGGEEADLFATLSEREKEVLSWTAKGYANKEIAEMLVVSVKTVESHKANLMEKLGLKTRPDLIKYAMKKGLLQFE